The DNA segment GAGGGCGCGATGGGGTCGCGGGCGAGCCGGCCGAGGCGGCGGACCAGGTCCTCGCGGCCGCCGAGGTCGAGTCCCGCGGCGGGCTCGTCCAGGAGCAGCAGCTCGGGGTCGGTCATCAGGGCGCGGGCGATCAGGGTGCGCTTGCGCTCGCCCTCGGAGAGGGTGCCGAAGCGGCGTTCGAGGAAGTCGCTCATGCCGAGACGGTCGAGGAAGGCGCGGGCGCGCTGCTCGTCGACGTCCTCGTACTCCTCCTGCCAGCCGGCGGTCATGCCGTAGGCGGCGGTGAGGACGGTCTGGAGGACGGTCTGGCGCTTGGAGAGCTTCTCCGCCATGGCGATGCCGGCCATGCCGATGCGGGGGCGCAGGTCGAAGACGTCGACCTTGCCGAGGGTGTCGCCGAGGATGGTGGCGGTGCCCTGGGTGGGGAAGAGGTAGCTGGACGCGACGTTCAGGAGGGTGGTCTTGCCGGCGCCGTTGGGGCCGAGGATGACCCAGCGCTCGCCCTCCTTGACCGACCAGGAGACCTGGTCCACCAGAGCCCGGCCCTCACGGACCACGGATACGTCCTGAAGCTCCAGAACATCGCTCATGAGCGCGTTGTCTCCCCTTGATCTGCGGCCGGTCCCGGCTGTCGCGTACGCCTGTGGCTGGGTCGCCGCGCCGATGGGCGCAGCCCATATGAAATCTACGCCACGAGTGCCCCGCTCCATTCCATCGGTCCGGTCCTTAGGGTGGGGGCATGCTCACGGAACCACGTTCAGGACGCCTCGCCGCTTGGGGAAATGCCCTCTTGGTCGGACTTGTCTCGCCGGATGACGCCGTGCTGGCCGCTGTCGGTGACGACGCGGTGCACCGGGTGGCCGGGCTGCCGGGTGAGAACGGGGTGGTGGGTCTCACGTTGGCGCTGGGCCGGCTGCGGGCGCTCGGGGTGAGCGGGCTCAGGGTGGCACTGCCCGCGCCGGGGCATCCGCTGGGGCTGAGCGGTCCGCCGGACTTCAACGCGCGGGCGCTGGCCGCCGGGGAGGCGGTGGTGTGCACGGGGGCCGCCTTCGGGCTGGTGCCGGAGGTCTCCGAGGCGGGTCCGGCGGGCGACGTGCACGTGGAGGTGGTGTGGCACGTGCTCCCGGTGCGGGAGGCTCCCCCGGCCGACGTGCCCTCGCTCGGTGAGGCGGAGCGGGAGCTGGCGGAGGCGCTGCGGGAGGCCACCGAGGTGCTGTCCCGGCTGGACGTGGCGGGGTCGGGGCCGATGGCCGCGGCGGCGATCGACGCGTACCGGGCGCGTGCCGAGCGGGACGGGGAGGTGCTGGCGCCGGGGTATCCGCCGCGTGCCGCGCGGGTGCTGGAGCTGGCGGGGCGGGTGGGGCTGCTGGTCTCGCTGGCCGAGGAGCGGGGGCACGGCGGGGCGGTGAGCGCCTCGGAGATGGGGGCCCGCGCCGAGGCGTTGCGCCCGGTGGAGCGGACGGCGCGGCGGGCGCGGGTGGCGGCGTACAACTCGGTGGTGGAGGAGCGGGAGCGGCGCTGACGTCCCGGTTCAGTCGGTCATGCCGTGCCGTACGGCCCACAGGGCGGCCTGGGTGCGGTCGGCGAGGTCGAGCTTCATCAGGATGTTGGAGACATGCGTCTTGACGGTCTTCTCGGAGAGGACCAGGGCGCGGGCTATCTCCCGGTTGGAGCGGCCGTCGGCAATGAGGCCGAGTACCTCGCGCTCCCGTTCGGTGAGTGAACCGCCCCTCCCCTGGCCCGAGTTGGGCCCGTCCTGGGTGAGGAGGGCCTCGGCGACCTCGGGCTGGAGCAGGATGTGCCCGGCGTGCACGGAGCGGATGGCGGCGGCGAGCGCGTCGGGGTCGACGTCCTTGTAGACGTACCCGGCGGCGCCCGCGCGCAGGGCGGGGACGACGGTACGGCGCTCGGTGAAGCTGGTGACGATCAGTACGCGGGCGGGGTTGCCGCGTTCGCGGAGTCCGCGCAGGGCGTCGATGCCGTCGGTGCCCGGCATGAGGACGTCCATGAGGATCACGGCGGGCCGCAGTTCCTCGGCGCGGGCGATCCCCTCGGCGCCGTCGGCGGCCTCGCCGACCACTTCTATGTCGTCCTGCACCTCCAGGAAGGTGCGCAGTCCACGGCGGACGACCTGGTGGTCGTCGACGAGCAGCACCCGGATCGGCTCAGCCACCGGGGACCTCCATCTCGATCGCGGTGCCCTTGCCGGGCGCCGATTCCACGGTGAGTGAGCCGCCCACGCCGTCGGCCCGGTCCCGCATGGAGACGAGGCCGAGGTGGCGGCCGGCGCGGCGGACGGCGGTGGGGTCGAAGCCGCGCCCGTCGTCGGTGACCTTGAGGACGGCTCCCCGGCCGCGCCGCGCCAGGTCGACGTGGACGTTCTCGGCGCCGGAGTGGCGCAGGGCGTTGTGCAGGGCTTCCTGGGCG comes from the Streptomyces seoulensis genome and includes:
- a CDS encoding response regulator, whose translation is MAEPIRVLLVDDHQVVRRGLRTFLEVQDDIEVVGEAADGAEGIARAEELRPAVILMDVLMPGTDGIDALRGLRERGNPARVLIVTSFTERRTVVPALRAGAAGYVYKDVDPDALAAAIRSVHAGHILLQPEVAEALLTQDGPNSGQGRGGSLTEREREVLGLIADGRSNREIARALVLSEKTVKTHVSNILMKLDLADRTQAALWAVRHGMTD
- a CDS encoding ABC transporter ATP-binding protein; translation: MSDVLELQDVSVVREGRALVDQVSWSVKEGERWVILGPNGAGKTTLLNVASSYLFPTQGTATILGDTLGKVDVFDLRPRIGMAGIAMAEKLSKRQTVLQTVLTAAYGMTAGWQEEYEDVDEQRARAFLDRLGMSDFLERRFGTLSEGERKRTLIARALMTDPELLLLDEPAAGLDLGGREDLVRRLGRLARDPIAPSMIMVTHHVEEIAPGFTHVLMIRQGKVLAAGPIELELTSRNLSRCFGLPLVVEQAGERWTARGLPLG